ATGGGTCTGTGGACCACGAGGACCAGAGTCGCCGCTGCCACGAGGACGAGGACGAGCGTCGCCGCGACGGCCGGTCTCACGAACACCCCACCGTCGAGCGTGTCCGCGCGGCCGGTCGGAATCGAGATGCCGGTGTGCGCGACGGAAACGCCATGGTCCTCGTCCGGTGCCGTAGCGGGTCTTCCCTGGCCGCGGCGAATCGCAAGAAGGAATCGAGCCTTCCCGGACCTATTTAAGGGGAGTCGGGTGGTTATCTGACCTGATTCCCTAGGAGTACCACAGGGTGCGGGCTAGTGCGCCGGGACGCTCCCCGAGAGGCGGGCTTCCAGGGCTTGAAGTTCGGCGGCGCGCTTCCGCAACTTCTCCTCGCGGTCGAGCAGTTCGAGGGCCTTTTGCTGAATGATCTTGACCCGGCGTTCGATGTCCTTGCGGGCCTCGTCGGCGTCGACGCCACTCGGCGCGGGCGGCGGGGGTGCGGGCTTCGAGAGGGCCCTCTCGCGGGCGCCGAGGTCCTGCTCGCGCCTCGCCAGCGTGGCCTCGCGCTCTTCCAGGGCGGTTTCCCGCCCACGGACCTTCTCCTCTCGGTCGAGCATCTCGATGGCCCTGCGCTGGAGGAACTTCCGTTCCTTCGCGAGTTCCGCCTTGGCCGAATCGAGATCGGCCCCGGGCGCCTCGGGCGAAGCCGTCGCGGGCTTGTGGGAGTTCATGAGCCGTTCCTTGGCCATGGTCGCAAAGCGCTGGCTGAGGTCCTGAACCCGTGCGTCGATTGCGGCGCGCATGCGCTCGGCCTCCGCTTCCCGGGCCGCCGTCTCGGCGCGTTCCTTGGCGATCGCTTCCGCGGTCTCCTTGCCTTGCGCTTCGAGCTGGTGCACCTTGTCCGATGCCTCGCGGAACTTGGACTCGAGTTCGTCCCGCGCGCGGATGAGCGCCTTCCGCTCGTCGTCGAACTGCTGACGGAGGTCGGCCAGGGCCTTCGCGTCGGCGAGGTTGTGGCTCTCCGCCGTGGAGGCGGAGATCCGCTCCGTCATCTCCAGGGACTTGCGGGAACGCTCCAGCCCCGCGGCGACGCTCTGCTGCATCTGGCTGACGTAGTCGGCGAGGGACACCAAGCGTTCCTTCTGCCGACCCAATTCCTCGCCGCGGCCGCTCAGGTTCGCCTCGTCGGCCTGGAGCTGGGCCTCGAGCCTCGCGAGTTCCTTCTCGCGCGCGTCGAGCCTCGCCTGCCGGTCCGAGATCCCGGCTTCCACCTCGGGACTGGGTTTCGGGGACTCCACGGTCCGGGGTCCAGCTCCCGTCTTCGCTTCCGCCGCAAGATGGGCATCGGCGGCCGTGAGGAGCGTCGCCGTCCAGCTCATGTCCTCGGGCCCGAGTTGGCCCCGGGAGAGAAGAACGAAGACGAACTTTCCGCTCTGGAACGCCGTGAAGACGTACTCCCCGACGAAGAGCGCCTCGTGATCGCCGATTCCGGCGTCCGGCAGGACCTTCAGGAAATCGTTGTAGTCGATCGGGCACTCCGGATCGAGAACGTACTCTCCGTCCATGTCTCCCATTTCATTCAGGACGTAGATCTTCTTGAGCTGGGCGCGGGTGGCCCTCTTCGAAGGGACCGCCATGAGGATGGCGCCGAGGCCCGGGCCGAGAGCCCTGATGACGAAGCCTATGACCAGGGTCGCGAGAACCCCTTGCATGCGCTGTCCGCCTCGGCCGCGAGGGCTGGACCTCGCGTTGCCACCGTGCGAAAATCCACTCCCGACGAGGTTATTTAAGAAGCGGCTCTTGGTTATCGAACCTGAGAAACTCTTGAGCCCGCGGCGCTCGCCGCCTCACGAGGACGGGGCCGCCAACGAGGACGGTCCGGGGCGCGCCTCCTTCGGTTTGTCCTCTTTCTGAGGTACGAACGTCCGCTGGATCTGCACCGCGTAGTCGCGGAGGGTAACCAACTTGGCCTCTCGTGCGCGGACGTCGGCCTCCATCTCGTTCAGCCGCGTGGAGGCGAGCCGAAGGTTCGCGTCCAATATCGAGGCGCGTTGCTCACGCCGGCTGAGTTCGGATTCCCGCTGGGCGAATTCCTGCTCGCGTGCCCGGAGGTCCGTCTCTCGCTTGGCGAGGAGCGGCTCGATCATGGGCGGGATGTGGATCCGGGCAGCCGCGAGGAGGGTCCCCACGGAGCCGCGCTCCTCGATGCGGGGCACGCCGCGGGTCAGGATCACGAACCAGAGGTCGTCCACCTTGAAGGGCGTATACGCGTACTCGCCCTGGTAGAAGCTGACGAGGTGACGCAGGCCGCTGACGGGCAGGGACCGCATGAGATCCGAACTCTCCAGGGGACACTCGTCGTTCAGGGCGTACTCCCCCAGGAGGTTCGTGCGGCTGTCGAGGACGAAAATGCGTTCGTAGTCGACCCGCGGCATGGTCTTCGGTCCCCGGGTCGCGAAGCCCGTCGGGACGACCCCGATGGCGTCTCGGCTCTTCTCGCCCGGCTCGCTAATCCTTGGCATGACGATGCGCCCTCCTCTCCCTTTCTCGCGCGGTGGGAGGAGATAGGAGTGCGCGGTCATTTGAGCGTTTCTACGGCATTCGCACGTTCTCGTTATCGAACCCGATAACCGCATCGCTCCGCGGCCGAATCCCTACACGAGGGGACGCGCCGCATCGAGGTTGTCCACTCCGATGGCGAGCTGCACGCGATCTCCGATCGTCTCGAGGTGGACCACGCTCTCGATGTCCACGCCCGCGGCGCCGAGCTTGTTCGCGAGTGCCGCGAACGCGCCCGGGGCGTCCGGCACGGTAACCACCATCACGGTGCGCTGGGTGCACGCGAAGCCCGCCTTGCCGAGCGTCTGCCGCGCCTTGATCGGCTGGTCCGTGATCAGGCTCACGTAGGAGTGACCCGCACCCGAGTTGGCGCTCATTGCATCGATGTTGATCGACTCCTCGGCCAGCATCCGGAGGATCTTGCCAAGCTCCCCGGGTCGGTCGGCCAGGTCCACATCGAGCTGGATCATTCGCTTCCCCGCACGGGCTCGCACCCGGGGTATGGCGTGCGAGGCTACAACGATTGCGTCTTTCCCGCCGCCCGTCCACGTGACCCGCAACCCTAAGTGCCGACCGTTCATCGGGGAGGCGGGGTCCTCGTGGGCACGGCGTCCGACCTTCTGTACGGCCTGGCCACGGCCCTGGGGTACGGGAGCGGGGACTTCGTGGCCCGCCAGGCCGCGCGCCGGATCGGGCACCTGTACGTCCTGTTCTACATGGAGCTGTTCAGCCTCGTCCTGCTCGTCCCCGCCGCCGTTCTGCTCGAGCGGGGCTTCTGGCACTGGACCCCGATGTGGGGCTACGCCGCCGCCCTGGCGATCCTCAACGTGGTCGCCTCCCTCTTTCTGTACCGAGCGTTCGAGTACGGTGTCCTGTCCGTCGTCTCGCCGGTCGTCTCCACGTTCCCGGCGGTCACCGCGGTCCTGGCGTTCCTGTTCCTGCCCGACCGGCCGACCCTCGTCGCCGTCGCCGGGATCGCCGCCGCCCTGCTAGGAGTCGTCCTGATCTCGAGGGCGGAGGCCCACCCGGACAATCCGCCCGCGAAGGACGCGCGGAAGGGGCTCGTGAGCGCCATCTGCTGCTTCCTGGGCTACGGGGTGTTCTACTTCGCCCTGAAGTTCCTCGTCGGGGACCTGGGCGCGTTCACCGCGGCCGCCTACGTGCGTGTGATCGGAGTCGGGGCCATCGGGGTTACCATCCTGGCGGGGATCGCCGACGTGCGACGCCTCCCTCGGGAGTTCGTGCGTCCCATCGCCCTCGTCGGCGTCCTGGACAGTGCGGCGTTCGTCACGTACAATCTCGGGGTCGCGGCGGGCTCCGTGGCCATCGTCGGGACCCTGAGCGGACTCTTCAGCGCGGTCACCGTCGGCCTTGCCGCGGTCCTTCTTCGCGAGCGCCTGGTCCCGGTGCAGTACGGGGGCCTCGCCTTCATCTTCGCGGGCATCGTCCTCATGGCCGTCGCGTGACGGCTCGAACGCCAGAGATCCGCCCATCGCTTCCTGGCGCCATGGTCCCCTGCTCCTTTGCCTACATCCGGGATCCGGACGGGCTGCGGATCGAGGTGAACGGTCCGCTCGCGAAGCCGTGACCCCTCAATCCGGGGCTTCCGGAGCCGCCAGGATGATCCGCGCATCGACCGCGCGGTAGCCTTTGCCCGCTTCGAGGGACTCAATGGGGTTGAGATCGATTTCCTGGATCTGGTCGAAGTCGAGGACGAGCTGGGAGAACCGGAGGATCGCCTCCGCGAGGGCGTCGATGTCTCGTGGGGCCTCGCCCCGGACGCCCGCGAGGAGTGGGTAGGTCCGGATCGCGCGGATCATCCGGTACGCATCCTGGTCCGTGAGGGGCGGGAGCCCGAAGGAAACGTCCTTCACGTACTCCACGTAGACGCCGCCCAGCCCGAACACGAGGAAGGGCCCGTAGACCCGGTCGCGCGTCATCCCCAGGATGACCTCCTTTCCGCGGGAGATGTATTCCTGGACCAGGATGCCGTCCGGTTTGATCCCTTGGGTCTCCATGCGGTGGAGGAGCCGCATTCCCTCGAGGCGGAGCGCACGTTCATCCCGGATGTCGAGCACGACCGCCCGGAGCTCCGTCTTGTGGAGGAGCTGCTTGCCGACCGCCTTGAGGACGACGGGATACCCGAGGACCCGGGCCGCACGCGCGGCGTCGTCGATGTCCTTGCAGAACCTCGCCCGCGCCGTCGTCAGGCCGTACGCCTCCAGGAACTCCACGGCTTCGATCTCGGTCAGGCGCGTCCGGTCCTCGCCGAGCGCGCTGTCCAAGATGGTCCCTGCGGTGGCCCGGGACACCTCGAACGTCCGGACGTGCCCTTCGTCCCGTTTGAGGTACTGGGCGTAGCGATACATGGCGGCTAGGGCGCGCGCCGCGTTCTCCGGGTACAGGTAGGAGGGCAGGCTGTGGTTCACGAGCTCCATGAAGCCCGGGCTGTCCGTGGTCCGGCCGAGGAAGTTGCAGAGGACGGGCTTGCGGAACTTCGCGGCGGTCGTCCAGACCACCTTGGCCCACTCCACCTCGTCCGTCCGCACGGGCGGCACGTAGACCGCGATCGCGGCGTCCACGTTGGGGTCGGCGAGGACCGCCTCGAGCGCCTTCCGATAGTCGTCCAGGGAGCCCTCGGGGGTCAGGTCGATGGGATTCGCGACGGACGCATCGGGAGGCGCCCAAGCCCTCATGGAGGCCTCGGTCGCGTCCGTGAACTCGGCGAGCTTCAGGCCCTGCGCGGCGAGCTCGTCCACGGCCATGATGGCGGGTCCGCCCGCGTCCGAGATGACCGCGACCCGGTTGCCCTGGGGCAGCGGCTGGAGGGAGAACGCCATGGTGTAGTCGAAGAGTTCCTCGATCGAGTTGGCCCGGAGCACACCCGTCTGGTTGAAGACGGCCTCCGCGGCGAGGTCGGAGCCGCCCAGGCTGCCCGTGTGGGACGCCGTCGCGCGGCCGCCCGCCTCGGACCGGCCCGCCTTGACCGCGATTACGGGCTTCTTCTTCGTGACCTCCCGGGCGATGCGCACGAAGTTCTTCGGATTGCCGAAGTTTTCGATGTACGCGGCGACCAGCTTGGTCTCCGGGTCGTCCTTCCACGCGCTCAGGAGGTCGTTGAGGCTCACCTGGGCCTTGTTCCCGAGGGAGCAGAACTTGGCGAACCCCAGGCCGAGGGACTTCGCGTGCTCGAGGATGGCGACCCCGAGCGCCCCGCTCTGTGTGATTAGGGATACGTGGCCCCGCAGCGGCGGCGTGGGCGCGAAGGTGGCGTCCAGCTGCACATCGGGATGGGAGTTGATCACCCCCATGCAGTTGGGGCCGATCATGGTCATGCCGTACCTCTGGACCAGGGCCACGAGTTCCTTCTCCCGGTCCAAGCCGACGCCGCCGATCTCGCGGAACCCGGCCGTGATCACGATGAGCCCCCGGATCCCCTTCTTCCCGCACTCCTCGACCGCGGGCAGGGCGACCGCCGCGGGGACCGTGATGATCGCCAGGTCCACGGGCTCGGGCAGCGCGGTGACGCTCGGGTAGCAGGGCAGGCCGTGGATCGCCTGCGCCTTGGGGTTCACGGGATAGATGCGACCCTTGTACTCGTTGATGACCAGGTTGTGGACCAACTCGTAACCGATCTTCCCCGGCTGGCGGGAGGCGCCGACGACGGCGATGGACCGGGGCGAGAAGATGATATCCAGCACGTCCTCGGCCATCGTGGCGCCCAACCTGGGACCGGCTAATGAAGCTTCCCCGTCCCTCGCATGCAATCCATTATCACGGTCGGTAACGGC
This Thermoplasmata archaeon DNA region includes the following protein-coding sequences:
- a CDS encoding DMT family transporter, with product MGTASDLLYGLATALGYGSGDFVARQAARRIGHLYVLFYMELFSLVLLVPAAVLLERGFWHWTPMWGYAAALAILNVVASLFLYRAFEYGVLSVVSPVVSTFPAVTAVLAFLFLPDRPTLVAVAGIAAALLGVVLISRAEAHPDNPPAKDARKGLVSAICCFLGYGVFYFALKFLVGDLGAFTAAAYVRVIGVGAIGVTILAGIADVRRLPREFVRPIALVGVLDSAAFVTYNLGVAAGSVAIVGTLSGLFSAVTVGLAAVLLRERLVPVQYGGLAFIFAGIVLMAVA
- a CDS encoding acetate--CoA ligase family protein, with translation MAEDVLDIIFSPRSIAVVGASRQPGKIGYELVHNLVINEYKGRIYPVNPKAQAIHGLPCYPSVTALPEPVDLAIITVPAAVALPAVEECGKKGIRGLIVITAGFREIGGVGLDREKELVALVQRYGMTMIGPNCMGVINSHPDVQLDATFAPTPPLRGHVSLITQSGALGVAILEHAKSLGLGFAKFCSLGNKAQVSLNDLLSAWKDDPETKLVAAYIENFGNPKNFVRIAREVTKKKPVIAVKAGRSEAGGRATASHTGSLGGSDLAAEAVFNQTGVLRANSIEELFDYTMAFSLQPLPQGNRVAVISDAGGPAIMAVDELAAQGLKLAEFTDATEASMRAWAPPDASVANPIDLTPEGSLDDYRKALEAVLADPNVDAAIAVYVPPVRTDEVEWAKVVWTTAAKFRKPVLCNFLGRTTDSPGFMELVNHSLPSYLYPENAARALAAMYRYAQYLKRDEGHVRTFEVSRATAGTILDSALGEDRTRLTEIEAVEFLEAYGLTTARARFCKDIDDAARAARVLGYPVVLKAVGKQLLHKTELRAVVLDIRDERALRLEGMRLLHRMETQGIKPDGILVQEYISRGKEVILGMTRDRVYGPFLVFGLGGVYVEYVKDVSFGLPPLTDQDAYRMIRAIRTYPLLAGVRGEAPRDIDALAEAILRFSQLVLDFDQIQEIDLNPIESLEAGKGYRAVDARIILAAPEAPD